The region taggaaaAAGAAGACGAAGAATGGCAGATAATGAAAAACAGGAATGATTACATGCCTCCCGATTTAATTCTAGAACTCTagaacttttttttcatttagcaCTTTTATGTAGCCTAAATAAGGCGTTTAACCTATTTTATAGAACGAAAAGCGATGCAATGGTATAGTTTACTTAggctaaatacatttttaaaaataattaaaataataataatgataataataaggattattattattattattattattattattattattattattatagctacattttaaaaacatgtattGGCTATATTTTAGGCCTATTATTCGCCTACTTTCACAATTGCGTACGTTATGATAGAGAATACAAAATTGGTAATCTGCAAAGTAccagaaaaatataaaacaccGACAAACATCAGATTCTTTGTGGCAAAATATCTGTAAATAAGTTGGATTTAAAAGACAAATAGCCTGGTTCCATacacttatatttttatttttattcgtATCCTGATTTTCCACAGATTTCATCCGTCATTCGATCGGCGGCCTTGGAGAAAGACGGACTACAATTTTGTAAGTTAAATTTCATTTCTATTTGTCAAATTTTAGAGGTAGTTTAGAATTAAAACCTCGCTTACGCTAAACtataaacaaaacaagcaaCTTGGTGCTCTGCACTTGCTGTTGTTGTAGTCCAGTGGAATTTGGTTCTAAAAAGGAGATAAAACTCACGTTGGTAATATGCACTTGAAAGGATGCTGTcccttttgaaattaaattatcaTCCCCGGACATTATGATCTGCGGGCATCTTATGGATTCTTCCTGATTTACCGAAATGACTATTTTTGTGGAAGAAGCAGAAAGATATGATTCTTCTCCATTCTTGGGTTTATTTTAGTGAATAGCGAATGCAACAAAATGTGGATTCCCTTTAGCGCCTTTGTTCTTGAGACATTCAACCACGGTGTTAAAGGAAACCCAAATCAGCACATTATAAAACAAAGCAGTACTTGATTTTTCAAAGGATCTTCAGTGAACATCCTAGCCTACAGAAAGCTTTGATAAAAATGCTTCGGgtgtatttttcttcttttcttccctCCCACGTTGCAGTCTTGCTGTTTTTGCTGATATCTGTGTAAAAACTGTGCCTTCTGAAGGGCTCTTTTTCAGACGTTTTTATTACCTTGGTGCTCGAAGCTATAAATCTTGCGTGGCAACAAATGACAAAAAGGCATTTGTATGCAGAGAGGTACCTCACTCATATCCgttatatttcttatttctgtttttatttaattctatTGTTTCCTCACTTAATCTACAGTTATTTGCTTCACCCACTGAAGCATACATTCTGTACCAGgtgtataaaatgttttgaatctTTTAAGTGATTAGTTTAATGCTTCTCATAATAATTTTACTCCTATATGTGATTTCACATTGAAGCCGCTTTAGTAATGATTTGGTTCATTGATTGATTTAGCCCATTGATTAACACCAGGATGCATCGTGAAAACGTTCAGCACATGCATGGATAGGCTATTACCTTTTTGAGCTTTTGTAATCTACTTAAAGGTAGCCTATCGGTCTTcggtttcttcttctcctctggCCGCATGGAATCGGAAGATATATTAAATCTGAGCAATTTATTATGAGGCAATAACAAATTTTGAATGGGTGTTTTGGTTGTATGATGATAGCTTTGCAGACTTTATTGGAAGAACCCACTGCGCCAGTCCTCGGGGCTAAAATACGACTTAATTTGCATAATTTTCCTTGTCTCTGGTGACGCCGTGTTTAGGGGGAGTTCACTGTCGCTTGCAGGGTACTTCTGCAGCGagcaacatttttaaaacagacCCAGTTCATAATTGGTCAGTTGCTGTGAACCATTATTTCACaacgtaatttttttttttttttagtaataCTGGCCTTTGGAGTTAATACTGCTGGACTCCTGACAACGGATTTTTGGCTTTTAGGTGAGCATCCAAGGATTTTTTTCAACGTTTCACCTACTCCTTTGTTGCTCCGATTAGCCCACAGTCTGCCTATTACGATTTGCGAAAGTTTCCGCTGTATGGAACTGGATTCTTTTCATCGATTTCGGCACTGAACGAGTACATTTTGTTGtcctttatttttgttcacAGGCTAAGGTAAGCAGGCCAGAAATAGACCTTCGGTTGTAAACTCCAAAGCTATGTCCCCATGATTTATGACCATATGGCTAAAATCTCGGTTCAAGAAGAGTTCACATGCTCTAGTTTCCCGTTGTGCAGGACAGCTATACGAATAACTTTTCTCACTCTCTTGGACTCATCGAAGCAGATTTTGCTTACTACAAGCCCACTTTTTTTGTTCATAATATTCAGAATGCTGAAGGGATAGTATTTGTTAACAAATATCGATGTCATTGTCTGCATAattccaaactttttttttgaaatgtaaCGTGTTCAAAGATTTGGATACGATGTAATTTAGCATTCATCGGTATTGTATGGTGAAAACTGTAAGCATGTTATATGGCTGTGAACCAACCCTCAATGTGTGGTAGTTCTATCTCCCAGTACAGCTCAGGGACATTTTATTGTAGTTCTTTAGCAGTTTTacggttttgtgtgtgtgcgtgtgcgagcgtgtgtgttttttcaaatattttgtattaataataagaaaatgcttattttaaaaaaaaagtatagtaTGAGTGGCTTTGTAATacttattaaataataataataataataataataataataataataattattattattattattattattattattattattattattattattagtagtagtagtagcattagTAATATATAATAGTATAACTATAAAAGTTGAGCAGTAATGTCAGTCAATTTAATATTaaattgtttttgtctttgttgagTCAAATGTCTGTAGGAGTATAGACATAAATGTAGTGAAATATAGTGAAGTAAATATagtgaagtaaaataaataagtaagacACTAAGTAAGAATAATAAGACACTtgtagttatatatatatatatatatataaatatatatgtgtatatatacacacatatatatatttatatatatatagtgataTGTGAACATTTATAACTCACATattcaatttttaattttgtaggTTTGTAAGTGGtcattactttttctttttttttcttttgagaagAAAGATTTAGGGACATGAAAATGCCTCAACTGAAGTTGGGGAATGCACTGAATTCCAGTAAATACAAGGTTATTAAACCAAACTCAGTATTATTTGCCGAGTAAACAATTAAGATTCACAAGCCATGCTCTCCAAGACTACAGCAGGTTTCTAGGTCCATTGACTCTTGCAACCATTCCAGCCTTTTGACCCTAATACATCAACCCTCACAGTGGCATCAGACAGGAGCCTTTATAGTGGGGCCAGTAGAAAAGTTCAAGATGTGGTCATGGAGCTGGGTGCCTAGTTTTTCTGGTTCTTTGAGTGTTCAATCCATCTTAGTTTTGCACAATTGAAGGTGGGGAGTTTAGTTGTTGCTCATTCTCAGGAGGGCTATAGTAACAGTGTAGGTTCACTCTGTCATGTCCGCAATCGCTTACTTTAGATGTGCTAAGTATTTAGAAGAAGCTGTGGCTTTTTAATAGAGCAAAAATTACCTAGCTCTATTGAGCATCTCATTACTCTGGACAAAGTGGTCTGGGTGTAAAACACATAATTCAGCACAATAGCTAAATGTATTCCGGTTCATCATCATTAAAATCACTATACTTATCACATGTGCATATTACAATACAATAGTATCAAAAAATGATCTCATGAAAGTAGGAGTCCTGCCGCTGTTATCGATACTGCTGCTATTTCAGAAATATTACTGCAAATTCAATTTTCTTGAGCTAATATGCAAGGTAAACATTTAATATAGTCAATATAGTCAGTATTAATTAGTCTATTTAATGTGTGCAGGAGGTTATATTATGCCATAACTTCTAATTAGAACATTAGTTGCTTATCTTTGTATTTTCAGCGTTGTTAGAGCAGTTCTttgtaatatttattgtttggtgTTCCACTATCATGCTGTTTTATTTCTGAGTTACAAATCAGCCTTAAGGTAAATCTTCAACATCAGAAAAGTGCTGTTTGTATTTCTCTTTATGGCTTTACATGTCAGGTAGCTATTGAAAAGTAAGATGGATGGATATCTTTCCCTCATTGCACCATGCCTCTTCTTACCCTAGGTCTGTCCAAGGAGGACATTGGCGGAGAGGTGTCACGTGACCGCGGGCGCCAATGTTACACTACAAGGGTGTCAGCACCCTGTCAGTTTCCAAACTAAATACTGGGAAGCAACGAGATGCAAAAGGCGGCCTTTTTTGACAGCTCAGCAATATACAGCAGCTATCCGTATCAAGGAGCAAATGGTTTCAGTGATCGTGCCAATCAGCCGGCTTACACCCCCTCTCAAGTGGAAAATGACCAGCACCCACCTGCCTGCTCCCTGCAGTCCCCTGGCAGCTCAGCTCCACTTGCGGAGACTGGGGAAATGACCGAGAGCTGCATGCAGAGCAGTGCCTCACAGGCCGGCCTCACTCCGGACATCCCCAGCTGCCTCCAACCCCTGACCCTGGACACTGTACCACCTCCTCCGTCTGGTGCTCCCATTTCACCCATCCAAACCCCAACAAGAAATTCCTTTCAGTCTAACGGCAAAAACCCAATGCACAGCTTTCCTACTGATGCCTCCAGAAAACACATCTTCCCATGGATGAAGGAAACGCGTCAGAACTCCAGGCAAAAAACTGACAGCTCCAGTTCAGGTACTGTCACGCTACAACACCTTGTCTTGTTTCCACTTTATTACTCATCTGCACAGTATGCAGTTCTATATACACTCAAGTCAGAATGTATATTACATGTAGTTCATCTAATTGTGTTAATTATGTGTTTCAGAGCATTAGTATTCATTCATCAGCGGCCCCATAGACCAAATGTATCGCTAATATTTTTAAACTGAGGACCATAATAATCTATAAAACTGGCAGCTGGAATAATATATTAATAGCATTGATAACTATAAAATACGATAaggtttgaatttttttttgattttcacattttgtgatTAGTTGGAATTTACATTGGATCAAACTGTGTTAAACATGTGGAATTATGATATATACACATGTTTTGTAAATTTGTTCTCTGTACTaatgaataatgtaatgatCATTGTATGATCATGTCCCAGCCAGTTTGAAAGGTCAGCATTGGCCTATACTATACTCACAGTCTCCATCCAGTGTTACCCATGGAATTGTTCTGGCTAGATATCTGCCTTAaacttgtttttaattaaaacatattCTCCCATGCTGTAAACAAAAGGCAAAGTGGCACACCAATGGGGGGCAGCcttacatgtacatgtgtatgtatttcGCAAATAGTCTCATCCAAAAGTATTTACAGATAGAGCATGTTAAACAGCTATGGCATTGTGTAAAACAAACTGTAGTGAGCTATGCTTCATGCATATTGTAACATGTTTACTGTGAGCATAGAACCACCAACAGCAGTTGATACTTTTAGCTCACTAAGTAGCATATTGTGCTGCTTTAATATGTCCAAACCAGATGCAAATCGTCTTCTGATATTTTTGTTGTCTATGTCACTGATTAACTCAATGTCAGTACACAAAGTAACATAGAAACATGCCCGTGGTATTGTACATACAAATCTAGGATTTAAACCCATGGCAAACAGAGGACTATCCCTGTGATCTAGGTAATGTTGATGCCATACTCTGTGTATAGGCTCTTCCTGTGGTTATGTGTATTGggtgtttgcatttgtttattCAAATGTGATTATAGAAACTCATCTTGGTATTGAGAAAGCAAGAAAAGGCGTTTTGGCCACAATACGAACAGTGAATTATTTATAACAACATTTTCtgcaaccccctccccccaatgaCCAAACCACTTCCACCAACAAATGGGACCAACCACTGTCAGCATTCATGTACCACAGATAAACGATATGTTGATTTACAATTTGCAAACTTTTAAGAGATTTGCTTAAGTCTATCCTGACCTTGCACCAAATAGCTTAGTGTTGTGGAAAcagattgtttttatttgtaaacatCAGCGCTATAACAGGCTTCGCTTGGCATTTTTACAATTGTGCTTCATTATTAATTGATATTTTTTTCGGAAGCACGAGTTCTATTTCATGCCGTGGTTATTGATGTCGGGTATCTTCTTCCATTCAGCTGAAAGTGGTGTAGGAGACGGGAGTCCGCCAGGATCCGCTGCATCGAAGAGAGCCCGAACGGCTTATACAAGTGCGCAGCTTGTGGAGCTGGAAAAGGAATTTCATTTCAACCGTTACCTTTGCCGGCCTCGGAGGGTTGAAATGGCTAACTTGCTTAACCTCACcgaaagacaaataaaaatctGGTTTCAGAACCGCAGGATGAAGTACAAGAaggataaaaatgtaaatggaacaGCGTCATCCCCCGGATGCCAGTCCCCTCGAAGTCCAGTTGCCCAGTGTTCGGCAGGAGGATACCTCGATTCTATGCATTGTCTCGTAAATCGTTTACAATATGAGCCACATTCACCCCGATCTCGGTCTTCAAATGGACTTCAACAAAATGCATATAGTTTGGCCACGTCATATCCGGTGCATGTGAGCCACTCTCCACATAACTGCCCGCCTCCACAGAAGGGATGTGCGGTGGCAGGCGTGGTCACTCCAGAACATCCCCATCAAGGCAGTGGGGAATATGGGAGTCACTTACAGAGTAGCCAGTTTTGTGCCAGTGGAGGCTATGCAGATTCTATAGCTAACTCACGGTCTTCAGGTTTTGATCTGGCTCACATTACTCATCATGCATCATCTAACATGGACTACAATAGCGGGAGCGCGATGGGCAGCTTCCACCACCATGGACCATGCGACCCACAATCCACGTATTCAGAACTTACTTCGCAATATTCTCAGGAAATGATGCAGGAAGCGCCCAGACTGACACATCTGTAATGAACATGTTGTAGCTCTGATGAAGTGTTCTCACTTTGTCTATTATCTTACCTCTTCAATGTCCTCACTTGATTCCATAGGAGACATTGTTATGTACTAGTAATGCACATCTTACAAC is a window of Conger conger chromosome 1, fConCon1.1, whole genome shotgun sequence DNA encoding:
- the LOC133131236 gene encoding homeobox protein Hox-A3a-like; the protein is MQKAAFFDSSAIYSSYPYQGANGFSDRANQPAYTPSQVENDQHPPACSLQSPGSSAPLAETGEMTESCMQSSASQAGLTPDIPSCLQPLTLDTVPPPPSGAPISPIQTPTRNSFQSNGKNPMHSFPTDASRKHIFPWMKETRQNSRQKTDSSSSAESGVGDGSPPGSAASKRARTAYTSAQLVELEKEFHFNRYLCRPRRVEMANLLNLTERQIKIWFQNRRMKYKKDKNVNGTASSPGCQSPRSPVAQCSAGGYLDSMHCLVNRLQYEPHSPRSRSSNGLQQNAYSLATSYPVHVSHSPHNCPPPQKGCAVAGVVTPEHPHQGSGEYGSHLQSSQFCASGGYADSIANSRSSGFDLAHITHHASSNMDYNSGSAMGSFHHHGPCDPQSTYSELTSQYSQEMMQEAPRLTHL